Proteins co-encoded in one Amaranthus tricolor cultivar Red isolate AtriRed21 chromosome 7, ASM2621246v1, whole genome shotgun sequence genomic window:
- the LOC130817412 gene encoding serine/threonine-protein kinase UCN-like, with protein MESHPKPLKIENIRAIKILGKGATGTLFLAHDRTTDPECTSPFALKVVEKSLFHHKQHSAVHRARWELSVLSSVNHHPYLPTLLGSFEIDELIGWAIPFCPGGDLNTLRYHQNDRVFSSSAIKFYLAQIVCALAHLHSMGIAYRDLKPENVLVQSSGHVTLTDFDLSCRLKEHGIIPFRELKPALPFRRNNLTRIIKYGSMAKTARVSPRRVSFADGKRSNSFVGTEEYVSPEVVRGEGHEFGVDWWALGVLAYEMLYGTTPFQGKNRKETYRNVLTKRPEFLGKRTVLIDLIERLLEKDPNKRLGHFKGAEEIKEHEFFKGLRWDLLMEVERPPFVPKSVEVYLSHLTKNVTFDVREYFRMLKVPHPPSPRRTLESLMKDDVDALLTEF; from the coding sequence ATGGAGTCCCACCCAAAACCCCTCAAAATAGAAAACATAAGGGCAATCAAAATCCTCGGAAAAGGTGCAACGGGCACCTTATTTTTAGCTCATGATCGGACCACCGACCCGGAATGCACTTCCCCTTTCGCTTTAAAAGTAGTCGAAAAATCTCTCTTCCATCACAAACAACACAGCGCCGTACATCGTGCGAGGTGGGAATTGTCCGTTTTATCCTCCGTCAACCACCACCCTTATCTCCCTACCTTATTGGGCTCTTTTGAAATCGACGAGTTAATTGGCTGGGCCATCCCATTTTGTCCCGGCGGTGATCTTAACACTCTCCGTTATCATCAAAACGACCGTGTTTTCAGCTCCTCTGCAATTAAATTTTACCTAGCTCAGATCGTCTGTGCGCTTGCCCACCTTCATAGTATGGGGATTGCTTACCGTGATTTGAAACCAGAAAATGTACTTGTTCAAAGCTCAGGTCACGTGACTCTCACGGACTTTGATCTTTCATGTAGACTTAAGGAGCATGGCATTATTCCGTTTCGTGAACTTAAACCCGCTCTACCTTTTAGACGGAATAACTTGACCCGAATCATAAAATACGGGTCAATGGCGAAAACAGCTCGGGTTTCCCCTAGGAGAGTGAGTTTCGCTGATGGAAAACGCTCGAATTCGTTTGTGGGGACGGAAGAATACGTTTCACCGGAGGTGGTTAGAGGGGAGGGACACGAATTTGGGGTTGATTGGTGGGCGTTAGGGGTTTTGGCGTATGAAATGTTGTATGGTACGACGCCGTTTCAAGGAAAAAATCGGAAAGAAACATATCGAAACGTATTGACTAAACGGCCGGAGTTTCTAGGGAAACGGACGGTTTTGATTGATTTGATTGAACGGTTATTGGAGAAAGATCCGAATAAACGATTGGGTCATTTTAAAGGGGCGGAGGAAATTAAAGAGCATGAGTTTTTTAAAGGCTTGAGGTGGGACCTACTAATGGAGGTTGAACGGCCGCCGTTTGTTCCAAAGTCAGTTGAGGTGTATTTAAGTCATTTAACAAAGAATGTAACGTTTGATGTAAGAGAATATTTTCGTATGTTGAAGGTACCGCATCCGCCGTCACCCCGGCGAACCTTGGAATCATTAATGAAAGATGACGTTGACGCTTTATTAACGGAATTCTAA